Genomic DNA from Prunus persica cultivar Lovell chromosome G1, Prunus_persica_NCBIv2, whole genome shotgun sequence:
TCTGAGTCACCCTTTATTTTCCATAACTCCTCTGAGTCTGAATCCATTGCTAGTATGAACACAGAAACTAGTaatatttctaaaattgaaaatgcattTAGAAATCTTGAGCTAGAAAATAATCCACAAGTACAAAGATTAACAAACAGAGTCAGCCCCACTGGCCTCACAAAAAACTGGTATCCTAAGCCAACACCTCCTAATATTCAATTTGAAGAACGAAATACTCAAAGTTAGTTTTCTGTCTCTTCTGATAAGTTATATGAATGGAATATTGATGGCTTTTCTGAGCAAGAAATCTTTAATAAGCTTCAACATATGTCTATGGTTGCCAATAGTTATATCACCAACCACAGTTTCAGACAGTCTGAAATTGTTCCCTTATTAGAAACTGGTTTCACTGGAACTCTTCGTTCTTGGTGGGATAAACATTTAACCCATGAGTCTAAGCAACGAATAATTCATGCAGTCAAACTTAATGAAGGTGGTCTTCTTATTTTCGATGAACAAATAGGTCAAGGCATTAAGGATGGAGTTAACACCCTGCTTTACACGATAGTCGATCATTTCATTGGAACACCTAGTAACACTACTGCTAGGATACATGATTAGTTGAGTAATTTAAGATGCCCTAAATTATCTAATTTTAGGTGGTATAAAGATGTATTTATTTCTAGAGTCATGATCAAAGATGATAGTAATCaaccattttggaaagaaaaatttgttaatggtCTGCTAAATCTATTCGCCCATAAGATCCGATCAACCCTTAGTAATGAACAAGGTCATATTGATTGGGATAGTTTAACTTATGGAAATATAATTAGCACGATTAACCAAGTCGGTATGAGAATGTGTGTTGATATGAAAATTGGTAAACAAATCCAGTCTGAAAGAAATTCTGCTAAATATGAGTTAGGTAATTTCTGCGAACAGTATGGTCTGATGTCTATCGCTCCATCTAGAAAGAATAAGTCTAGTCATCGCAATCGACAGTTTAGTAAACGACGTCATTATTCACGCAGCAGACAGTCATTCCAACATAATAATGAAGATAAAGAATTTTATAGTAAAAAGAGATTCTCCCCTAAGAGTAATTGGAAAAAGAGTCATAACAAAGATAAGGATAGTCACTTTAAGAAAAGAACCGACAAGAGTAAAGTAAAATGTTATAAATGTCAAAAGTTTGGTCACTATGCTAATAATTGCAAAGTTAAAGACACaatcaaacaattaaaaattacAGATGAAGATAGAgacaaattgattaaaatcCTTGAGTTAAGAAATTCTGAGTCAAGTGAAAATGAAACCATGGTTAGTCACACTGAGTCTTCTGAGATATATTCTTCTGAGTCACAACCTAGTTCACCCAGAATTCAATTTGGCTGCCAAGATAATTATTGTAAAACCAAATCAATTAATGTCCTTACCAAGCGAGAAGAGTAAGAAGAATTACTAATTGATTTAATAAGTAAAATCGAAAATCCAGAGTTAAAATCTGAgtatttaaagaaattaagaaaagtcaTTAGTCAAGAAGAGCCGAAACAATTTACCTCCCAGAAAATAAGTCTGAACACAaccttataaaaatttaataaaaagaaagaagtcacTGTACAGGATCTACAACTGGAGGTAAAATTagtcaaaaaagaaatcattgaGTTAAGACAAATAAGTTTTAAGGACctgccccgaattttctcaaaacccgagacgaaccctttggaattcctgacatcactccGATGTCAGACCCAAtcactaaagaccgagacttcctgccgaaatttcggcagagtctcccctataaattggacatttcccaaaatttcaacctgcacaaaaacgcatttaatatccacaactggcagcatgcacaatataatttcatgcaaattctcataaatggccttcggccttccaataatttctcaaacaactaccaaacaattcaaatacaaattatgactaatatttagtctgcggctgcacctaacaaccttaggctgcctacataccctccttgagggatcaagccacacgtagttcttccctaaaaacccaattccacacttggaCGGtgccttatttcatttctctgtatttcacatattctccccatacgccggtactaccaacgccacgtatggggcctgtcaacacgccggataacctacgccacgtgcgaccatgccatactatcataatatctccccatacgccggtacaaccaacgccacgtatggggcctgtcccaacgccggataacctacgccacgcgggacctcaatatcatatcacaaatctccccatacgctggtacaaccaacgccacgtatggggtctgtcgacacgccggataacctacgccacgtgcgacctcaacataatatcacataatctccccatacgccggtacaaccaacgccacgtatggggcctgtctcaacgccggataacctacgccacgtgagacctgaacatcatattacatagctccccatacgccggtacaaccaacgccacgtatggggcctgtcccaacgccggataacctacgccacgcgggacctaacttttacttggtggtacttgtagtggatccaacatccgaggaggtacctaaagtagtgcgtatagcactccaaactgacactttagactctgttgtacccatgtacaaccatatataattatagttatataaattaattctaatattgtgtaatcctccacaatcatctagcacccgataatccccctagaaaggtgagattactccgggagactcacggtcaaccaagggtcaaactactctaaccctggtcaaccggacctgcagaacccacgacctccaatttccgatccggaagtccctatgggttctaccaggtataggacacttgtcctgcaagtttggttcagatcggacggtcggattgctcacgatcgcacgatctgacggttaatataaaatataaacttaaaattattattcggaacatccggggctccgattcacgatccgtgaattcctacacgatcctataaatacctagattaacatatattaaatttggaaccatccaacggtcccaacctatcgaacccggataacgcgcaatatgcgaatatccgttcgatagtcaaacgacgtccgaattgagatccgcgaaatcctacgcactcgtgacgacctaaggatctcatcggaacacatcgctactttttctacagtgcccacggcAGCCGCACgagccggcagcgcgtgggtgcccaaagccaTAACggttcgccggaaaatctcaaaaccacggctccaaactcctaccctaggtataaaaccctatttggagccacttttgttcttagacctaccccaaaaagtggccggaaatggccgatcacggcggccgaaatttcggccgattttcaattcgaaaattgagttgcctacgctaagaatcgatctaatcctacccaaccatcagctagagcagctcgagaggttcaaaatccatacctgggtcgacggatttggtggccggaggagggagatcgacggcgttgaAGTTCCGGCGACATCCGGGCGAAAATCGCCATTTTCCGACGGCTGGAGCTGCGGCCGATGGCGGGATGGGCTGGGTCGTGACGCCGAGGTCGAGCCGGTTCTTTTGACACCGGCCCCGTCCGCAGCcgcggccggtggccggagttacgaagagagagagagaagaggccgacgggagagagagagagagagagagagagagagagagagagagaaaaaaaaaatctgagtttttataaaaaatcccattttgaaatatttacaattgtgccactgggtttcttttggccatatctctctcgttacaactccgattcgagcccactacgtgtctatgaactcgtctcagtacgacctatccaaaaatacaagtcacggtcccaaactctctccggttaaaaatatgactaaaatacccttaaataattaaataattaaataagggttaaatctggggaaatttggggtcggggtgttacataagtcaaaagttacaaaatgaaaattatgagataaAACAAGATTTGATTAACCtattagaaaataaaacctCCAAGTCTACACCTGAGAGTCCCACTAATTCAGATGAAGAACCCTCCAATCAGGATCAAGTCgtcaatttaattaaacatgtaaattttagaaaatagtaTGCCCGAGTCACCATATTTGTCAAAAGCTTTGAGTTAAACATAGTTGCCTTCTTTGATTCAAGGGCCGACCTTAACTGCATCCAAGAAGGTCTAATCCCAACTAAGTATTATCAAAAGTCAAAAGAATCGTTAAGCACAGCTTCAGGAAAATCACTCCAACTAAATTATGAGATCCCTAAAGcccatgtttgccaaaataaaatttgtttcaagACCTCTTTCGTCTTTGTCAAGAACATTACTGATGAAGTCATCCTAGGATTACCCTTTATTGCCCTTCTATACCCTTTCCAGGTTGAACATGATGGTGTCATTTCCACCTGTTTAGGAGAAAAGgttaaatttgaattcctGAGTAAACCCGAGTTACATAATTTAAAGGAATTACAAAAAAATGCAGTCACCAAAACAGTCAAAGTCAttcaaaataaagataaacaacTAAGATTTCTCCAGGAAGAAGTTAAATCTAAAAGAATTGAGCCACAACTTAGTCATAAGTCTTTACAGTTACAAATCTGACAGTTTGAAGAAAAGCTAAAACAAGAAGTCTGTTCTGAGTTACCCAACGCCTTCTGGCATAGGAAACAACATGTTGTCAGCCTTCCTTATGTCAAATCCTTTAGTGAGAAAAACATCCCCACTAAAGCTAGGCCAATTCAAATGAGCCaagaattaatgaaattttgtaaaaCTGAGATCACAGAACTGCTTGAGAAAGGAATAATCCGTAAAAGTAAGTCACTCTGGTCTTGCCCTGCTTTTTATGTCCAGAAAAATGTTGAATTAGAACATGGAGTCCCGAGACTAGTCATTAATTACAAGCCACTTAATACTGTCTTAGAATGGATCAGATATCCAATCCCTAATAAAAGAGATTTAATTAACAGATTAGAAAAGTCAGTCATCTTCtctaaatttgatatgaaaagtGGATTTTGGCAAATTCAAATTCGTGAGTCTTTTAGTTACAAAACTGCTTTTGTCACCCCTTTTGGTCATTATGAGTGGAATGTTATGCCCTTCGGTCTTAAGAATGCGCCTAGTGAATTTgagaatataatgaatgaGATCTTTAATCATTTCAGTCATTTTTCCATAGTCTATATTGATGATGTGCTTATCTTTTCTGAGTCCATAGAACAGCACTGGAAACATCTACATAAATTCTTACAAATAGTCAAACGAAATGGATTAGTTGTTTCTGCTAAGAAAATTAAGTTATTCCAAACCAATGTGAGATTTCTTGGGTTTAATATCTGCCAGTCACAGATTAGTCCCATAGATCGAGTTATTCAATTTGCTGATAAGTTTCCTGATCAAATCTTAGATAAAAGTCAACTTCATAGATTTCTAGGATCCCTAAATTATGTTTCTGATTTCTACCACATGGTCCAGTCATTGACCTCTTCCCCCCTCCAATGCAAgatttagtcaattatttcACTAATAAAAATAAGTTTAAAGAATCTGAGTTGTTCTTCCCAAACCTTCTCCATTTTGTTGCCAAGTACAAAGTCTCTTGGATCCTCAAATGGTCTTACCAGGTTAATTGGGAAACCAGAGTCTTATCTCGCCAGTTTTCAATCAAATGGTGGGATAAATTTAAGCTTGAGCGTATTGCAGATTATATTTATGCTGATTTTCCTCTAGTTAGGAATCCACAGCCAGAGAAAAAGTGATCCCCTGCTACTTTACATTCTTCCCTCCCAATCGAGGGAAAATCCAAGTCTGAGTTGCAAGAAATTGCTCGACGGCTAATGTTGCAAGCCTCACAAATGAATGAAGACGATGATAGTGATGCCTCTCCCAAGTCACAGTCATCTACCAGTCAACCAAAGTCATCCAGTCAAAAGACTCCAGCCCCCAAAATGCGGTGGAGTGACTACCCTCCTGATGGTTAAGATCCTTATGATTTTAGTCCTCTTGACCTCGGCGATGATTAAAGTTGCCCAACACCATGAGCCCTAAGACAAAGCATCCGGACCCGTGCTTCAACAGTCTGATAGCCCGTGTTCCTTTTGAGATTCCCCGACAAAGTAAAAGTTGCAGCACTCagtaaaagcaaaagcttTCGCGTGTCGAAATTTACTAACACTTAATCAAGAAAATCTACTCCTAAAGatcattaatttctttaaattcAAACCTATATGCTCACACTAATTTTCTACCACAGTTCCCAAGGTTGTCTAATCCCTATAATCTGATACCATTTTGTCATGCCCCGGACTTGGGGGTCGGCGAAAACCCCGAGCCCGGAATGTTTTGCAATCCGCAATATCCCATATTAAAACCACAACACTGCAGGTAAAGGCAACAATCATCAACAAGTAGAAACCCATATCATGGTTTTTGAATCACTTAATCTGCAAAAGTTACATACTGACAATTCTAAATCAAACAAGAAACATAAACATGAAATTTCATTCTAGCTAGTGTGACTAAtattaataacatatatataaacctAATCTTATTGCCATCAGTTTGCTGGAATTATACATACAAATTAACTCACCCTTATTGCCATGCTGGGAAAGAATATAAACTAAATAAGACCAAATTGAAAAAACTACCATGGTACGTAGTCTCTTTGTTTAGAACAAGCTTCAACCCTGTTTTCACGGCAGAGAacttcagataagattttaaCGTCATCCGGTTCAGGCATCAGGAAAAGCTCAGCTTTTTCTAAACACATAAATTTCCCAAAAATTACTTGGTGAATCAATACATCCCCTGACCATTTCAAATACTTTggagcaaaaatatttaacaaaTTCTTGCAAGTGGGAAGAAAATCCGAGTCGATAAGTATGTCTTCAAGTTTTTCACCTGAGATGCTAAGGATGAGGCCACAAGACATAGTGCCGTGCACAAAACTAAAAGATTTCAAAGAGGAGCTTTCAATGGTGACCTGTTTTATTCCAAAAACTCGTTCAAGATGTAATTCCTTGATGCACTTACATGAACACGAGATCCGTTTGAAAAACCCCTAATCATCTTCTGTACGCGTATATCTCAGCTTCGAGTATTCAAGATTAGAGGAAGAAGCAAGGGAGGGTGCTTTAAGAATCTGACAGCGATAGGGACCTCAAAGATCCACAAAGAAAGACAGACGACGGTAACAAATAAAGTCTCCCTACTGCTTCGACATTAACCTCTAGAACTTCAACTTTACACTTCACAGCATTGTGGATCCACGTAATAAATCGAAACCTCACATCTTCAGCAAAACATGGATTTTCTCCTGAAGGCAGGATTAATGAATAAGAACCTATCCAAAGAACTCATTAACTTTAACAGCTTTTCGCAGGTTAACAAATTTTCATAATACCCAACAAAATTCAGTGAGGGAGTTGACAGATAAACTCTCTGCATCTTTTGGAGACAGCTGAAACGAGTGAGGTCTTCTATAACAAGGAAGGCAAGAATGTCATGAGCAACTTCGTGTGAAAGGTTGCTGATTCTGTCTATCATTTTCCGGAAGATTAATTACttcaattttttgaaatttgggaAGTCAATCAAGTTCTAGTCACATTGTAATCAGGGGCGGCCCTGGGGTGGTGCAAGTGGCGCCACCGCACAGGGCCCCCAATTCTTAAGGGCCccgaaaaaataattatttatattatatgtatattaatattatatgaatgatatatatagtatagcgtCTGGATATTGGAACAACAGCGTGTTCAGGGGAGTTGGATGGAGCGCATCTCTCTTTGGCAAAAGGGCCCGAGTTCGATTCTCCTTGATGTCGTTTTACTGCCTAGCCTTTTGtgatattatttttgcaaGGCAACATGAAAGCTTAACTTAACCACACCAAAGGAggaatatatatgatatatcccCCTtcttacaaataaaataaaaaaaagttttctcttcCAAGAAAAGTActttcttcattcaaaacaCCACGAAAAAAGCttcatggcttcttctttttcttaaactCTGATTTTCTAGTAAGTAATAATCATTGTtcatcaatttctctttggttcttttttcaatcatttgacaatttttgttattctttcaattttaggAATTTGaacaccaaaaagagaaaaccctaattcctGAATTCATAGACCACTCAAAATCGAATAGTCATATTCAAATCTCAATTCAAATTCAGGTATGTATCTAAATTTCAATCTATTCTATATATTACAtgacttattttattaaattattatcatgTTGATGATTGGTTGTATGAGAATATAGTTTGTAGAAATATTTATCTATTTCTTGTTGGGGTTTTCTTCCAGGTTATAGGGTTTtagaatttttctttgtaatctGAACATGCCACCTACTAGAAAATACGTTTCTGGATATACAAAACggcttagaaaaagaaaaatcgagGAATTTACTCAATCTCAAAGAGGAGCTCTTGATAGATTCATTGTTAGAGAATCACATGCTacaattgatgaaaatatttaaatttttatgaatttgatttctgattgtcattgcatatttattgatggtgaattttagttataaattttttttatgacattAAGTTATGGCAAATTTTTATAGTATTTTCATATTAGATTATGCGAGGCCCCAATTTAAGTTTCGCACAgggccctcaaaatctcaggAACGGCCCTGATTGTAATGTTTCAAGATAAAATGGCCTAAACTAGAACAGACCAAAGCAGAGTTTGGTGCCTACATTACATGTCAAATACATATAGTTCAACATTGCAACATAAAATGCCTAAAAATTGCTGTTGTTGAACTCAATGCAGGAGGAGAGATGCCCTTGTAAAGCTACATTATCTTAGTCTTTGCTTTTTGTTTCCTCTTTGATCATCTTCCTGAAAGACAACTGTGGCACTAGAAATTCTCTAGCTTTTATTATGATTATCTTCATCTGGTGAGCTGTTCAGATTATGATtatcttcctctttctctatcCTCCAAAAAGACAAGTTTGGCACTGGAAGCAATCATGCTTTTTGTTATCTTCCTTACAGCTTTTGACTGCTGAGGTGAATGAAAAACTgtcattttcttcaaattctgaGCATGCTTGAGCACATATTTAGCAAACTGAATTCCATTAGATCCCATGGAAAGCTCTATGGTTACTTCCTTAAGttgatgaataaaataaatgttttgCAATCTGCAATATCCCATATTAAACCCAGAACACTGCAGGAAAGGCAACAATCAACAAGCAAATCAGTTGAAATTtccacacccaaaaaaaaaaaaaaaaaaaaaaattcatgaaagaGAGGGGGAAAGAAATAGGCAACACTTTCACTTACATCAGTTTTAGGTTCAAAGGATTCTGGGTCAGACAATGTTTCCAAAGTACTCAAATTACACATTCCTTTAAAAGTGGAGACCATTCCTTCAAATTATATCACGAAAGCTTCCAACATGAATAGACGAATAACAAACATTCTCTAATAGCAGTGGCATGAAATCTCCATAGAAGACAGCCTACAAGTTATAAACACAAGCATAAGGGAACCGAAAGACAAGAATTACGAacattaattaagaaaagaacTACCTGCAatatatttgagaaaataAGTCGATGAAATAGTCATTACTAACTCAAAGTTGAAACTATCATGGTTTTTGAAGTACTTGATCTTTCAAAGTACTATTACATAGTTTCAGACTGACAATtctaaaacaaacaagaaacatCACATGAAATTTCATTCTAGCCAGTATAaccaaaattaatgaaaaatataaccaAATCTTATTGCCATCAGTTTTCTGAAATTAACTTGCCCCTATTGCCATGCTGGGAAAGAATATAACCTAAAcaagacaaaattgaaaaaacaaaaaccatcaaataaaaagaacatcTTGAAGAGTAGTGTCTAGTTTCCATGGTGGTCGCTCTGTTTAGAACAAGAGTTTCAACCTTGTTTATACTGCCGAGAACCTCAGACAATATTTTAAAGCAACGGCGATTAGATTCCAGAAAAAACTCGGCTTTTTCTAAAGACGTAGATTTCCCCAAACTCTGGCCAATCCATACATCATCCCCTGACAATTTCAAATACTTAagatttggagcaaaaataTTGACCAAATTCTTGAGACAGTTATGAAGATCCAAGTGAATAAGTATGtctttcgtccaaaaaaaaaagtgaaatgtCTTCAAGTTTTTCAGCTGAGATGCTAAGGATAAGGTCAATATACACGTGGGAATCAAGCACAAAACTAAAAGATTTCAAAGAGGAGCTTTCAATGGTGATCTGATTTATTCCAAAAATATCTTCAAGATGTAACTCCTTGATGCACTTACATGAACATGAGATCCATTTGAAAAACCCCTCATCTTCTGTGAAAACATCATCCAACTTCAAGTATTTCAGTCAATCGCAGTGTTtgaaaaatcggcctaggcTGGCGGCTAGGAggctaggcggctaggcggctaggcgattgctaggcgggcgctaggcggctaggcggtGGCTAGGCGGAcgctaggcggctaggcggtGGCTAGGCGGTagctaggcggctaggcggtcgctaggcggctaggcggtAGCTAGACGGGAGCTAGGCGGCTGGGCTGGCGCCTAGGCGAGTTGGGTCTTTTTCCGGTGCCGAACCCGGAGGACGAAGCGTGACTGCGAGTGCAAGTTCAGTCCTCTGCaaataaaagtatagccgctcggctatacctttaaaaTATTCGCATGTATTTAgaaagtatagccgaacggctaaccctttaaatatacaattttgtcatattattttaaggTTTAGGGctaaaataccaaaaacatGAGAAGAAAGCTCCAATTGCACATCATACCTCATTGAAAAATCTCCATTCCAAGCTGCACAAAGTTAAGTAGCAACTAAGAATCAATAGACACATGATTGAAAACAGAAATATGTAGTGCTTGACTTTAAATTCCACAAGAAGCGTAACTTTTGTTCAAACTAGCTTTGATGCATCAAAGGGCATCAGCTAGTAAGTAGCCAATCACATATTCGTAGCATAAAGTCTTCCATACTTCAACCACCATCTCCTTCCCCTTTCTCTATATAACCTTCAAATATCAGTGAACCTCAATCCATGAGCAGAGAGACATTGATTTCATCACTATCTTCCATTTAATGCAGCACAAAGTCAAGAAGTAACAAGGAGTTGATCATGagaaacataaatatataagttTAGAGGCATCATCTATAATAAGGTAACAAATCTTTAAGcaacaataaaattatttttataagtaaCATTATATACAATGGTTTTGATGAAGTCTTACCTCCTCGGCAGTCTTCTGCTTGTGAATGTGGTCGTTctcaaacaaaattattaatgATTCATGATCCAGGGAACGGTGGTATTAACCAGTTTCTGTAGCTTTGTACTTCTTTTGATCCTGAAGAAAACTTCACTTTCATCCTACAAGTGGAAACATAAAAATCACAAGACTAGAAATTGCAAGAAAAAGCATGATGCTAGATTGGCCCAAGAGCTTTGACATTATTAATGGAATTGCTCGGGGGCTCCTCTATCTTCATCATGTAGGTCTTTCAAGTGTGCAGCGTAACCCCGGCAGATAGGCCAAGCATGCCAGCTGCAGTTGTTATGTTGAGTGGTGAAGGGTCATTGCCTCAACCTCAAAAACCTGGTTATTATAGTGAAAGGGATCTCAATGAACTAGAAGTCGATTCTTCTTTTAAAGCATTTTCAGCTAATGAAGTCACAGTCCTTTTACACTAATGGAGGCTCGATAAACTATATTTCATGTTGGTGTGTTAATCTGGTGCTTTTTAAGTCAGTTTGAaaagttaaatataattaagagaTTCCCAACTCATACGTTAGCAAATGCAccctctaattttttttttatttgttttctttggagTTAAGGTGGAGTTCACACTGCAGAAACACAGATGCTAATGCAAAAGCTTAAATGAATTAGATTTCGCACTCGAGGTGgtgtaaaatttaaaaaatgtgtTTTCCTGTTCTTTGGTGGGTTGGTTTTGTGTTCCTAtgcaagaggaggaggagacaaatctttcctcttttttttttttttttttttttttgtctctcaGCAAATGTCAAAATCTATAATAGAAATGCAATATCCAA
This window encodes:
- the LOC109949814 gene encoding uncharacterized protein LOC109949814, with the protein product YLKLDDVFTEDEGFFKWISCSWDDVWIGQSLGKSTSLEKAEFFLESNRRCFKILSEVLGRMVSTFKGMCNLSTLETLSDPESFEPKTDCSGFNMGYCRLQNIYFIHQLKEVTIELSMGSNGIQFAKYVLKHAQNLKKMTVFHSPQQSKAVRKITKSMIASSAKLVFLEDRERGR